The ANME-2 cluster archaeon genome includes a window with the following:
- a CDS encoding aconitate hydratase yields MSMNITQKIISSHLVEGEMVAGEEIAITIDQTLTQDATGTMAYLQFEALDIPRVKVPLAVSYVDHNMLQAGFENADDHRFLQTFAHKYGIYYSKPGNGICHQVNLERFSKPGNTMIGSDSHTPTGGGAGMLAIGVGGLDVAVVMGGAPYYVKMPEVVRVKLSGKLNPWVSAKDVILELLRRLTVKGGVGKVFEYYGPGVGTLSVPERATITNMGAELGATSSIFPSDEVTKEFFRMQGRLEDWREISADDDAEYSEHIEINLDELEPMMAKPGSPDAVVKVSEVEGTPVQQVIIGSCTNSSYKDLMTVAHAMKGKKVNPDVSLHITPGSRQVLETIIRNGALADMVSAGARIMETTCDGCIGLGSSPPSDSVSIRSFNRNWAGRSGTMDDNVYLASPEVCVAAALTGKIIDPRKLGAYPEVVWPDTFVADDSMVIGPSNDPGSVEVIRGPNIKALPKAKPLTSDLEGKVLIKLEDGISTDCIMPAGPKILPLRSNIPAICKFVFSQVDADFPARAKEMQGGFIVGGENYGQGSSREHAALAPMYLGVKAVITKSFARIHKANLINFGILPLEFANAAGYDAIEQGDVLRFSGVRELVKEGATSIPVQVGSNTFECTLDASDRQREILLAGGLLNYTKMMHG; encoded by the coding sequence ATGAGCATGAATATTACCCAGAAGATAATCTCGTCCCATCTCGTCGAAGGTGAAATGGTAGCCGGAGAAGAGATAGCAATAACAATCGACCAGACCCTGACCCAGGATGCCACCGGCACCATGGCATACCTGCAGTTCGAGGCACTGGATATTCCCCGCGTGAAGGTGCCCCTGGCAGTCAGTTATGTGGACCACAACATGCTGCAGGCAGGGTTTGAAAATGCCGATGACCATCGTTTCCTGCAGACTTTTGCCCACAAGTATGGTATCTATTACTCAAAACCGGGGAACGGCATATGCCACCAGGTGAACCTTGAACGTTTCTCAAAACCGGGGAACACCATGATAGGCTCGGACAGCCATACACCTACCGGGGGCGGGGCAGGCATGCTGGCTATCGGTGTTGGTGGCCTGGACGTGGCAGTGGTCATGGGCGGCGCACCCTATTATGTGAAAATGCCTGAGGTGGTCCGCGTTAAACTGAGCGGCAAGCTCAATCCCTGGGTAAGTGCCAAGGATGTCATCCTGGAGCTGTTGCGCCGGCTTACCGTAAAGGGGGGCGTTGGCAAGGTCTTTGAATACTACGGGCCGGGAGTCGGCACCTTATCAGTACCCGAGCGGGCGACTATCACGAACATGGGGGCAGAACTGGGAGCTACAAGTTCCATCTTCCCCTCGGATGAAGTAACAAAAGAGTTCTTCAGGATGCAGGGCAGGCTTGAGGATTGGCGTGAGATATCTGCGGATGATGATGCAGAATATAGCGAACATATCGAGATTAACCTGGACGAACTGGAACCCATGATGGCAAAACCAGGTTCTCCTGATGCCGTGGTAAAGGTATCAGAAGTAGAAGGCACACCAGTGCAGCAAGTTATAATCGGTTCATGTACCAATTCCAGTTACAAGGACCTGATGACGGTTGCTCATGCAATGAAAGGAAAGAAGGTCAACCCGGATGTGAGCCTTCACATCACACCAGGGTCAAGACAGGTTTTGGAGACCATAATCCGCAACGGAGCACTGGCTGATATGGTTTCTGCGGGTGCGCGTATCATGGAGACCACCTGTGATGGCTGCATCGGGCTGGGTTCATCCCCTCCTTCGGATTCGGTATCAATCAGGTCCTTTAACCGCAACTGGGCCGGGCGCTCCGGCACCATGGATGATAATGTCTACCTGGCCAGCCCCGAAGTTTGTGTGGCTGCGGCCCTGACCGGGAAAATAATCGACCCGCGCAAACTGGGTGCATACCCCGAGGTTGTGTGGCCTGATACTTTTGTGGCAGACGATTCCATGGTGATTGGTCCATCAAATGACCCCGGTTCTGTTGAAGTGATACGGGGTCCGAATATCAAAGCCCTGCCAAAAGCAAAACCGCTGACCTCAGACCTTGAAGGGAAGGTGTTGATCAAGCTGGAGGATGGCATCAGCACGGATTGTATCATGCCTGCAGGTCCGAAGATACTACCCCTGCGCAGTAACATCCCAGCAATCTGTAAATTCGTGTTCTCACAGGTAGACGCGGATTTTCCAGCCCGGGCTAAGGAAATGCAGGGCGGATTTATCGTAGGCGGTGAGAACTACGGCCAGGGTTCCAGCCGGGAACATGCTGCCCTGGCACCTATGTACCTGGGTGTGAAGGCGGTCATTACCAAATCATTTGCCAGGATACATAAGGCCAATCTTATAAACTTCGGCATACTGCCATTGGAATTCGCCAACGCTGCCGGGTATGATGCAATAGAGCAAGGGGATGTCCTAAGGTTTAGCGGTGTCAGGGAATTGGTAAAGGAAGGTGCCACCAGCATACCTGTGCAGGTTGGGTCGAATACCTTTGAGTGCACCCTGGATGCATCAGACAGGCAGCGGGAGATTTTACTGGCGGGCGGGCTGCTGAATTATACGAAGATGATGCATGGTTAA
- a CDS encoding GxxExxY protein: MCEWKECMLSDNMEPQINADERRLNALSEQIIGAAFEVSNVLGNGFLEKVYENALNAELNFRGLKTFQQAPLKVFYKDKLVGDYIADILVEDEIIIEVKAVKEIDTVHFAQCLNYLRITDLKLCLLLNFSKPRVEIKRIVNNI; encoded by the coding sequence ATGTGTGAGTGGAAGGAGTGTATGTTGTCAGATAATATGGAACCGCAGATAAACGCAGATGAACGCAGATTAAATGCATTGTCTGAACAGATAATAGGCGCTGCTTTTGAAGTAAGTAATGTTCTGGGAAATGGTTTTCTGGAAAAAGTTTATGAAAATGCTCTGAATGCTGAGCTAAATTTCAGAGGATTGAAAACATTTCAACAGGCGCCATTGAAAGTATTCTACAAGGATAAATTGGTTGGTGATTACATAGCAGATATTCTGGTTGAAGATGAGATAATAATTGAAGTAAAAGCAGTAAAAGAAATCGATACAGTTCATTTTGCACAATGTTTGAACTATCTTAGAATCACAGATTTGAAACTCTGCCTTTTGCTGAATTTCAGTAAACCAAGAGTGGAAATAAAAAGAATCGTTAATAATATCTGA
- a CDS encoding MoaD family protein — protein sequence MATVTVKLFANLREQAGKAKIEAEGHDLVEVLNRLIEKHEGLGALIFDSKGLHPFIHVMVNGISVKDKDGLETILNDGDEIALFPPVSGG from the coding sequence ATGGCAACGGTCACAGTAAAACTGTTCGCAAACTTACGAGAGCAAGCCGGTAAGGCAAAGATCGAGGCAGAAGGTCATGACCTCGTGGAAGTGCTCAACCGGCTCATTGAAAAACATGAAGGTCTGGGAGCACTCATATTTGACAGTAAGGGACTCCATCCTTTCATCCACGTGATGGTCAATGGTATCAGTGTCAAGGATAAAGACGGACTGGAAACCATACTCAATGATGGGGATGAAATAGCTTTATTCCCGCCGGTATCTGGCGGGTGA
- a CDS encoding KEOPS complex subunit Cgi121 encodes MNIQIISGTINITNLPGFLRQLADIGEGHNITVQAVNADLLTGSRHLMFAVEKAIRSFDSGRNIANNLGMEIMLYAAGTRQIERALGLGVRMGENRIAMVLVGENGIDDALVHVSERLDTVDPIVLDYSREKESEVMEFFSITPDELDAVDEGNILELVLERVALVDVIK; translated from the coding sequence ATGAACATCCAGATAATCAGCGGCACCATCAATATCACCAACCTGCCCGGGTTCCTCAGACAACTGGCAGATATCGGTGAGGGCCATAACATCACGGTCCAGGCAGTGAACGCAGACCTGTTAACGGGTAGCAGGCACCTTATGTTCGCTGTTGAAAAAGCTATAAGGTCTTTTGATTCCGGCAGGAATATCGCCAACAATTTAGGAATGGAGATAATGCTGTATGCAGCAGGCACACGCCAGATAGAACGGGCATTAGGGCTGGGTGTGAGGATGGGGGAGAACAGGATTGCGATGGTGCTTGTGGGAGAGAACGGTATAGATGATGCCCTGGTTCATGTATCAGAACGGCTGGATACTGTTGACCCGATTGTGCTGGATTATTCTCGTGAGAAGGAGAGCGAGGTTATGGAATTTTTCAGCATCACCCCTGATGAACTGGATGCTGTGGATGAAGGAAATATACTTGAACTGGTGCTGGAGAGGGTGGCACTGGTGGATGTTATTAAATAA
- a CDS encoding restriction endonuclease subunit S, which translates to MSEWKEFKLGDVVVLNYGKGLPEQKRIEGNVPVYSSAGLTGYHNKPLVNSEGLIIGRKGTVGKIYYSKNPFFCIDTAYYILPDKEKYSLNFIYYLLKTIGLAELNEDSAVPGLNRNTAYSQEILLPPLPEQRAIASVLSSLDDKIDLLHRQNRTLEGMAEALFRQWFVEEADEGWNSVRVGDFVHTNVSSINKDNALKTIRYLDTGSLTEGKIDGYQILDIADAPSRARRIVKNNDILISTVRPNQKHYGILKNPAENVIVSTGFCVITCDKINPHFIYILLTTDEMTEYLHSIAEGSTSTYPSLKPSDIEGLEFQLPSKEKLDAFSEYADDAWNKIEYNHTQIRTLEKLRDTLLPKLISGQIRLDYIEYF; encoded by the coding sequence ATGAGTGAGTGGAAGGAATTTAAATTGGGGGATGTGGTAGTTTTAAATTATGGAAAAGGTTTGCCTGAACAAAAAAGAATTGAAGGTAATGTTCCTGTTTATAGCTCTGCTGGTCTAACAGGTTATCATAATAAACCATTAGTCAATTCTGAAGGGTTAATTATTGGGCGAAAAGGAACTGTTGGTAAGATTTACTATTCAAAGAATCCTTTCTTTTGCATTGATACTGCTTATTATATTTTGCCAGATAAAGAAAAATATAGTTTAAATTTCATATATTATCTATTAAAAACTATTGGACTTGCAGAACTTAATGAGGATAGTGCAGTCCCTGGATTAAATCGCAATACTGCTTATTCACAGGAAATCTTGCTTCCCCCTCTCCCCGAACAGCGCGCCATCGCCTCAGTCCTATCCAGCCTCGATGACAAGATCGACCTGCTGCACCGCCAGAACAGGACCCTGGAGGGCATGGCTGAGGCGCTGTTCCGGCAGTGGTTTGTGGAGGAGGCGGATGAGGGGTGGAATTCTGTTAGAGTTGGCGACTTTGTTCATACAAATGTTTCAAGCATTAACAAAGACAATGCTCTCAAAACAATTAGATATTTGGACACGGGTTCACTTACAGAAGGCAAAATTGACGGGTATCAAATATTGGATATTGCCGATGCACCCAGCAGAGCACGCCGGATTGTTAAAAATAATGATATTTTAATATCAACAGTGAGACCAAATCAAAAGCATTATGGAATATTAAAAAATCCAGCAGAAAATGTAATTGTTTCTACTGGATTTTGTGTCATAACCTGTGATAAAATCAATCCTCACTTTATCTACATTCTTTTAACCACAGATGAAATGACCGAATATCTGCATTCAATCGCGGAAGGTTCTACCTCAACATACCCGTCTTTAAAGCCATCTGATATTGAGGGCTTGGAATTTCAATTGCCTTCTAAGGAAAAGTTGGATGCTTTTTCTGAATATGCTGATGACGCATGGAATAAGATTGAATACAATCATACTCAAATCCGCACCCTCGAAAAACTGCGGGATACACTGTTACCTAAACTTATTTCTGGACAAATAAGACTTGATTATATTGAATACTTTTGA
- a CDS encoding ABC transporter ATP-binding protein, with protein sequence MHHTIKSKTIKSYWVIILLDAKNLTKQFGGLVAVSGVDIHVDEGEIVGLVGPNGAGKSTLLNLISGIYRPDSGSIIFNGKDITRMPPFKVCKLGITKTFQLIHSFPEMTALENVMVGALFGDEDTGNMKDARNKAIELLRFIGFSSDKIHLPVKNLNLMELKYIQLARALSTNPKLILLDEVTTGLNPTESLQAIELIKKMRDNGTSVLMVEHIMRVIMGVSDRIVVLDYGKKIADGTPEEIANNETVIESYLGEKYIF encoded by the coding sequence TTGCATCATACCATAAAATCAAAGACCATAAAATCATACTGGGTGATTATTCTGCTGGATGCAAAAAACCTGACAAAACAATTTGGCGGCCTCGTGGCTGTATCCGGTGTGGACATCCATGTAGACGAAGGGGAGATAGTAGGTCTGGTAGGACCCAACGGCGCAGGCAAATCAACACTCCTTAACCTGATAAGCGGAATATACCGGCCTGACTCGGGTTCCATCATTTTCAACGGTAAAGACATTACCAGAATGCCTCCGTTCAAGGTGTGCAAACTGGGCATCACCAAGACTTTCCAGCTGATACATTCATTCCCTGAGATGACGGCTCTGGAAAATGTAATGGTAGGGGCACTGTTTGGCGATGAGGACACCGGTAACATGAAAGATGCACGCAACAAAGCCATCGAACTGCTCAGGTTCATAGGATTTTCCAGCGATAAGATACACCTGCCCGTCAAGAACCTCAACCTTATGGAACTCAAGTATATCCAACTGGCCCGTGCCCTGTCCACCAACCCAAAACTTATCCTGCTGGATGAAGTGACCACGGGTCTCAACCCGACAGAGAGCCTCCAGGCTATAGAACTGATAAAAAAGATGCGCGACAATGGCACATCCGTCCTGATGGTTGAACATATAATGCGCGTAATCATGGGAGTATCTGACCGCATAGTCGTGCTGGATTACGGGAAAAAGATAGCCGATGGTACACCTGAGGAAATTGCAAATAACGAGACCGTAATTGAATCATATCTGGGTGAGAAGTACATTTTTTAG
- a CDS encoding ATP-binding protein, translating to MTKYLKTDLAGKINNLKHFKTEALLPLFEAIANSIEAIEERGNMSEGKITVRVIRDKQQALTGMEVDEVQKQITGFEIEDNGIGFNDNNYESFQTADTTYKMERGGKGVGRFTWLKAFEKVAIESVYTKGNERYLRKIEFTLKNGIDHKENFRTEREQKTVVKLIGFKKEYRELQSAYKKGDTIAQRILEHCISYFIGGTKLKINLVDVGANYSINKKFDDINQGIITEIISKNGQDFLISHLKLYLTHSKMHKIVLTAKNREVKSFEIAKLLGTSLQFDEDGNKFVYCVYVSSSYLDKHVDSSRMEFEIPETPGTLFADDFPISIEEIKTEVTEKSRMYLSRYLEIINEQKKENVHRFISQENPSLRAIPIYCPELYEDIEPNSSDEKVNEVLFKYKGKTEYQIKEQSHKLLKTQVDSISEIEDKYEEIVEKLEAFQKDQLAGYIVFRKMIIELLDKKLQFNDEGKYPNEDIIHDIIIPRKTTTDTLRYEDHNLWLIDERLTFHELAASDIPINNLTTSGSTDRPDVVIFSEMDDDRIAKAVSILELKKPQRESFNDNPTEKVFDHVRSIRGNKVKLKNGRPLEVNDTTRFYCYVVCDITDKIKRFVENGDYATLNGERGYYRYNQTLNTHIEIIAFDKIIIDVKQRHKAFFEKLGMDFK from the coding sequence TTGACCAAATATTTAAAAACTGATCTTGCTGGAAAAATAAATAACCTAAAACATTTCAAAACTGAAGCTCTCTTGCCTTTATTTGAAGCTATAGCAAATTCCATTGAAGCTATTGAAGAAAGAGGTAACATGTCTGAGGGAAAAATAACGGTACGTGTAATACGAGATAAACAACAAGCACTTACTGGAATGGAGGTTGATGAAGTTCAAAAACAGATAACTGGTTTCGAGATAGAAGACAATGGTATTGGTTTCAATGATAATAATTACGAATCATTCCAAACAGCTGACACTACATATAAAATGGAAAGAGGGGGTAAAGGTGTAGGACGATTTACGTGGTTGAAAGCCTTTGAAAAAGTGGCTATAGAAAGTGTTTATACAAAAGGAAATGAAAGATATCTCCGTAAAATAGAATTTACTTTGAAAAATGGCATAGATCATAAAGAAAATTTTCGAACTGAAAGAGAACAGAAAACTGTTGTCAAGTTAATTGGATTCAAAAAAGAATACAGGGAACTACAGAGTGCTTACAAAAAAGGTGATACCATCGCCCAGCGCATTCTTGAGCATTGCATTTCTTACTTTATTGGAGGAACAAAATTAAAAATAAATTTAGTTGATGTGGGGGCAAATTATTCAATCAATAAAAAATTTGACGATATAAACCAGGGCATTATTACAGAAATAATCTCAAAAAATGGTCAAGATTTTTTAATATCACACCTCAAACTATATTTAACTCATTCAAAAATGCATAAAATTGTATTGACTGCTAAAAATAGAGAGGTAAAATCATTTGAAATAGCAAAACTTTTAGGGACATCATTGCAATTCGATGAAGATGGTAATAAATTTGTATACTGTGTTTACGTTTCTAGTTCATACCTCGATAAACATGTAGATAGCAGCAGAATGGAATTTGAGATACCTGAAACCCCTGGTACATTATTTGCCGATGATTTTCCAATTTCAATAGAAGAAATTAAGACGGAAGTAACTGAAAAATCAAGAATGTATTTATCGAGATACCTAGAAATCATTAATGAGCAAAAAAAGGAAAACGTTCATAGATTTATATCACAAGAAAATCCTTCTCTAAGAGCTATCCCCATATATTGTCCAGAACTTTATGAAGACATCGAACCTAATTCATCGGATGAAAAAGTAAATGAAGTACTTTTTAAGTACAAAGGAAAAACAGAATATCAAATTAAGGAGCAGAGCCATAAATTATTAAAAACTCAGGTAGACTCTATTTCGGAAATCGAAGATAAATATGAAGAAATTGTAGAAAAATTGGAGGCTTTCCAAAAAGATCAACTTGCGGGATATATTGTTTTTAGGAAAATGATTATTGAATTGCTTGACAAAAAACTTCAATTTAACGATGAAGGTAAATATCCAAATGAAGATATCATACATGATATTATTATACCTAGAAAAACAACGACAGATACATTACGATACGAAGACCACAATTTATGGCTTATTGATGAACGGTTGACGTTTCATGAACTTGCTGCTTCTGACATACCAATAAACAATCTAACAACTTCTGGGAGCACAGATCGGCCAGATGTGGTTATTTTTTCGGAGATGGATGATGATAGAATTGCAAAAGCCGTTTCAATACTTGAACTAAAAAAACCACAGCGAGAATCATTTAATGATAATCCAACGGAAAAAGTGTTCGATCATGTAAGGTCGATTCGTGGTAATAAGGTAAAATTAAAAAATGGACGACCATTAGAGGTAAATGATACAACTCGATTTTATTGTTATGTTGTTTGTGATATTACTGATAAAATAAAAAGATTTGTTGAAAACGGTGATTATGCAACTTTGAATGGGGAGAGAGGATACTACCGTTATAATCAGACATTAAACACACACATCGAAATTATTGCCTTTGATAAGATAATTATTGATGTGAAACAACGCCATAAGGCATTTTTCGAGAAGCTTGGGATGGATTTTAAGTGA
- a CDS encoding NADAR family protein — protein sequence MAENIYYYEETKGRIDGKYRFLSNFYNARMVIHKKEYATAEHYFQSMKLSSTDLEMKIRLAPKPMDAKELAWTRPLPPNWDGITERIMLLALRAKFGQHPERARKLLNTGDAHLHEDSPTDRYWGIKGKDRMGILLMQVRDELREANNG from the coding sequence ATGGCAGAAAATATCTATTACTATGAGGAGACAAAGGGCAGGATTGACGGGAAGTACAGGTTCCTGTCTAACTTCTACAATGCCAGGATGGTCATACACAAAAAGGAATACGCAACTGCGGAACACTATTTCCAGTCTATGAAGCTTAGCAGTACCGACCTTGAAATGAAGATACGGCTGGCCCCCAAACCCATGGATGCCAAAGAACTTGCATGGACCAGGCCGCTACCTCCCAACTGGGACGGCATAACGGAACGCATCATGCTGCTGGCACTCCGGGCCAAGTTCGGCCAGCACCCGGAACGTGCCAGAAAACTGCTAAACACCGGGGATGCCCACCTGCACGAGGATTCGCCCACAGATCGGTACTGGGGCATAAAGGGGAAGGACAGGATGGGTATACTGCTCATGCAGGTGAGGGATGAACTACGGGAGGCAAACAATGGATGA
- a CDS encoding MFS transporter: MNYGRQTMDENQTKTSTLIAATLASFLTPFMGSSVVIALKYIDIDFTVDAVLLSWIATSYLLAAAVFLVPFGRIADIYGRRKIFIYGIVIFTISSFLCALSPSVMVLIIFRIVQGMGSAMIFGTAVAIVTSVFPVGERGRALGINVAAVYLGLTLGPFLGGFLTQHFGWRSIFLVNVPLGIIVLFFTIWKMKGEWADARGEHFDLSGSIIYGITLVSIMYGLSMLPNILGGWLIFFGIAGIVLFISWEKNVEYPVVNMTIFSNNRTFTFSNLAALIHYSATFAVSFLLSLYLQYIKGLPPQSAGLVLVAQPFVMTVLSPMAGKLSDRVEPRVVASSGMVVMTIGLFLFSLLDTGTTLTFIILNLLLLGFGYALFSSPNTNAIMTSVEKRYYGIASGTMGTMRLVGQMLSMGIAMVLFALFIGRAQITPEYYAPFVESVKAAFMIFSVLCFIGIFASIARGRVRQ; encoded by the coding sequence ATGAACTACGGGAGGCAAACAATGGATGAAAACCAGACAAAGACATCAACCCTCATAGCCGCCACACTGGCATCCTTCCTGACCCCGTTCATGGGCTCATCCGTAGTCATAGCCCTCAAGTACATAGACATCGATTTTACGGTCGATGCTGTGCTGCTGAGCTGGATAGCAACCTCGTATTTACTGGCCGCAGCAGTGTTCCTGGTCCCATTCGGGAGAATTGCAGATATCTATGGAAGGAGAAAAATATTCATATATGGGATAGTGATATTCACCATCTCGTCCTTCCTCTGTGCACTCTCGCCTTCGGTCATGGTCCTTATCATTTTCAGGATAGTGCAGGGAATGGGAAGTGCAATGATATTCGGGACCGCAGTAGCTATAGTCACTTCAGTATTCCCGGTTGGAGAGCGTGGACGGGCCCTCGGTATCAATGTGGCGGCAGTCTATCTGGGACTTACCCTGGGACCATTCCTGGGCGGCTTTTTAACCCAGCATTTCGGGTGGAGGAGTATCTTCCTGGTTAATGTCCCTCTCGGCATAATCGTTCTCTTCTTCACCATCTGGAAAATGAAAGGAGAATGGGCAGATGCAAGGGGTGAGCATTTTGACCTGAGCGGTTCGATTATCTACGGGATTACCCTGGTATCTATAATGTACGGTCTGTCCATGCTGCCCAATATCCTGGGTGGCTGGCTGATATTCTTTGGTATTGCAGGGATAGTGCTGTTCATCTCCTGGGAAAAGAACGTGGAATATCCTGTTGTGAATATGACCATTTTCAGCAATAACAGGACCTTTACCTTCTCCAACCTGGCAGCACTTATCCACTATTCTGCCACTTTTGCGGTCTCGTTCCTGTTGAGCCTTTATCTGCAATATATTAAAGGACTCCCCCCTCAAAGTGCAGGTCTGGTGCTGGTGGCACAGCCTTTTGTGATGACGGTCCTCTCACCCATGGCTGGGAAACTCTCAGACAGGGTCGAGCCGCGGGTAGTGGCTTCATCAGGTATGGTAGTGATGACGATAGGGCTGTTCCTGTTCTCATTACTGGACACTGGAACGACCCTGACATTTATTATACTCAACCTGCTATTACTGGGCTTTGGGTATGCCCTGTTCTCATCTCCCAACACCAATGCCATCATGACCAGTGTGGAAAAAAGATATTATGGCATTGCTTCAGGAACGATGGGCACGATGCGGCTGGTCGGGCAAATGCTGAGTATGGGGATTGCCATGGTATTATTTGCCCTCTTTATCGGCAGGGCCCAGATAACACCCGAATATTATGCTCCTTTTGTTGAGAGCGTAAAGGCTGCTTTCATGATATTTTCGGTTCTGTGTTTTATAGGGATTTTTGCATCGATTGCTAGAGGGCGTGTACGACAATAA
- a CDS encoding molybdopterin molybdotransferase MoeA, which yields MGKLFRSRMDVDTAKKRFLEAIRPIERKESVPLEAANGRVLSSDIEAEHNVPHYRRAAMDGYALKADDTLGAAASSPVMLTLTEGDVEPGTFHRVHTGSAIPKGADAVVMLEDTRVSGSMVEILSQLHPGKHVGDIGEDVKAGELLLPSGHLLRPADLAVLASAGISDVEIYHRPLVSIIPTGEEVVPRGKPLEAGQVWETNSLMTASYVNNAGGFPRINDIVTDDPELIRHAIQDNSDADMIVISGGTSVGERDHVPAAVAALGEVLVHGVAISPGKPTALGIVSGKPVLCMPGYPVAGLVALLVFGIPAMQKLGHIPSRPETVVRLPLHEKITSRQGYQTYVRVRIKDGGVEPVMASGAGILSSVAQSDGYVVVPANIEGYGAGTVVEVILF from the coding sequence ATGGGCAAGCTGTTCAGGTCACGAATGGATGTGGATACGGCAAAGAAGCGATTTTTAGAAGCCATCCGCCCAATAGAGCGCAAAGAGAGTGTACCTCTTGAAGCTGCCAACGGTCGAGTGCTTTCATCAGACATTGAAGCCGAACACAACGTACCGCATTACAGGCGTGCAGCTATGGACGGGTATGCCCTCAAGGCTGATGATACGCTTGGAGCAGCCGCATCGTCCCCTGTAATGCTCACGCTGACCGAAGGCGATGTCGAGCCGGGCACCTTCCACCGGGTGCATACAGGCTCTGCAATCCCCAAGGGTGCTGATGCTGTGGTGATGCTTGAGGATACCAGGGTTTCAGGTTCGATGGTGGAGATATTGTCGCAGTTGCATCCTGGAAAGCATGTGGGCGACATTGGTGAAGATGTCAAAGCCGGTGAATTATTACTCCCCTCGGGACACCTGCTGCGCCCCGCCGACCTCGCAGTGCTTGCCTCTGCCGGTATCAGTGATGTGGAGATATACCACAGGCCGCTGGTGTCTATCATCCCCACGGGTGAGGAAGTAGTACCCAGGGGCAAACCCCTGGAAGCCGGACAGGTCTGGGAGACCAATAGCCTGATGACCGCGAGTTATGTTAATAATGCCGGCGGATTTCCCAGGATCAATGACATCGTGACCGATGACCCCGAACTCATACGCCATGCTATACAGGACAATTCGGATGCTGATATGATAGTGATAAGCGGAGGTACGTCAGTGGGGGAGCGTGACCATGTACCTGCTGCTGTAGCGGCTCTGGGTGAGGTTCTGGTACACGGTGTGGCCATCAGTCCGGGTAAGCCCACGGCCCTTGGTATAGTGAGTGGTAAACCGGTACTGTGCATGCCAGGCTATCCTGTTGCAGGCCTGGTGGCATTACTGGTATTTGGCATCCCTGCAATGCAAAAGCTGGGTCACATCCCTTCCAGACCCGAAACCGTTGTTCGGTTACCGCTTCACGAAAAGATAACATCCCGCCAGGGTTACCAGACCTATGTGCGAGTGCGCATCAAAGACGGAGGTGTGGAACCTGTAATGGCTTCGGGTGCAGGGATACTGAGTTCCGTGGCCCAATCAGATGGGTATGTGGTAGTGCCGGCCAACATTGAGGGATACGGGGCAGGTACTGTGGTTGAAGTTATATTGTTCTGA